Proteins encoded in a region of the Triticum dicoccoides isolate Atlit2015 ecotype Zavitan chromosome 3A, WEW_v2.0, whole genome shotgun sequence genome:
- the LOC119271177 gene encoding tau-cadinol synthase-like: protein MASAVAASGGARVCMKSGQGQATFVLATKSPRKLMAKPSCCMKIDGGFAGGARSAVQGRRSVASPLAAAAVPEKQSGSEPSPWSDFFTGYEPEPLQKSEEWMLVRANELKEHVCMMFKSCNNMATQICLLDTLQHLGIDYHFKEQIDTILSQILESEFFSSSSLSEVALGFRLLREHGHWVSPAHLHVHGEPTLEEAITFARRHLRSMRGSDLKTPLANQVKRALHIPLPRACKRIETLHYISEYKEEEGYNPVLLELAKLDFNLLQHVHLKELKAITEWWNNFSRNIGLSYIRCRVVESYTWAYVVYYQRGFKLPRRIIAMMIVLITTVDDTYDIHATIDDCRKLHEAIHSNNDDWCRLSRADTPPLSLIRRVQEYLKRLYMELLITFKNIEDEVPANVDYNVSYLRKAFQNHVSGYLQEAEWSHNNHWPKFEDQVNLTSLTVGGPTLSLSVMAGVDRKIMKQSLDWAAGVPDVVIAGGKIVRFMNDIAAFKRRKCKGDAASSVECYIHEHGVTDKVAIARIDELIEEEWKILNKARFENHALLPALQPIIDLARSSSLFYDNRNDVYTTSTHLQETVESLFLKPI, encoded by the exons ATGGCATCCGCCGTTGCTGCCAGTGGCGGCGCCAGAGTGTGCATGAAGTCTGGGCAAGGTCAGGCAACTTTTGTCTTAGCGACCAAAAGCCCAAGAAAACTAATGG ctaaACCATCGTGCTGTATGAAAATTGACGGAGGCTTCGCCGGCGGAGCCCGGTCAGCTGTACAGGGTCGTCGGTCTGTGGCCTCGCCACTGGCTGCTGCCGCCGTTCCTGAAAAGCAGTCCGGCTCTGAACCCTCACCGTGGAGCGACTTCTTTACTGGATATGAGCCAGAACCACTGCAG AAGTCTGAGGAATGGATGTTGGTGAGAGCTAATGAACTGAAGGAACATGTATGCATGATGTTTAAGTCTTGTAACAATATGGCAACACAAATTTGCTTACTGGATACACTCCAACATCTTGGAATAGATTACCACTTTAAAGAGCAGATCGACACTATTCTAAGCCAGATCTTGGAGAGTGAATTTTTTAGTAGCTCAAGCCTCAGTGAAGTTGCTCTAGGGTTTCGCTTGCTTAGGGAGCATGGCCATTGGGTTTCTCCAG CTCATCTTCATGTTCATGGTGAGCCAACACTCGAAGAAGCCATAACTTTTGCGAGGCGTCATCTTAGATCAATGAGGGGTAGTGATCTGAAGACCCCACTAGCTAATCAAGTCAAACGGGCCCTTCACATACCACTGCCACGGGCTTGTAAGAGGATAGAGACACTGCATTATATCTCTGAGTACAAAGAAGAGGAAGGATATAATCCAGTTCTATTGGAGCTCGCAAAACTAGATTTTAACCTTTTACAACATGTCCACTTGAAGGAGCTCAAAGCGATTACTGA GTGGTGGAACAATTTTTCTAGAAATATTGGACTAAGTTATATTCGTTGTCGCGTGGTGGAGAGCTACACTTGGGCCTATGTGGTATATTATCAGAGAGGTTTCAAACTACCAAGACGTATTATCGCAATGATGATTGTACTTATTACGACTGTGGATGACACATATGATATTCATGCTACCATAGATGATTGTCGGAAGTTACATGAAGCCATACATAG caacaatgatGACTGGTGTCGCCTCAGTAGGGCCGACACCCCGCCATTGTCGTTAATTAGACGAGTTCA AGAGTACCTCAAGAGGTTGTATATGGAGTTGCTGATAACATTTAAGAATATTGAGGATGAAGTGCCAGCCAACGTCGACTACAATGTTTCCTACCTTAGAAAAGCG TTTCAAAATCACGTCAGCGGTTATCTACAAGAAGCCGAATGGTCACACAATAATCACTGGCCAAAATTTGAAGATCAAGTAAATTTGACTAGCCTAACGGTAGGCGGACCAACACTATCGTTGAGTGTGATGGCAGGCGTGGATAGAAAAATAATGAAGCAGTCACTCGATTGGGCAGCTGGCGTACCCGACGTTGTTATAGCAGGTGGAAAGATTGTACGTTTCATGAACGACATTGCTGCATTTAAG CGTCGGAAGtgcaagggtgatgcagcaagctcCGTGGAGTGTTACATCCATGAGCATGGAGTCACAGACAAGGTGGCCATTGCAAGGATCGATGAACTAATAGAAGAGGAATGGAAGATTTTGAACAAAGCTCGCTTTGAAAATCATGCGCTTCTCCCAGCCTTGCAACCAATTATTGATTTAGCACGCAGCTCGTCATTGTTCTATGATAATAGGAACGACGTGTACACAACAAGTACACATCTTCAGGAGACTGTCGAGAGCCTATTCCTCAAGCCCATCTAG